From a region of the Lactuca sativa cultivar Salinas chromosome 4, Lsat_Salinas_v11, whole genome shotgun sequence genome:
- the LOC111884580 gene encoding nudix hydrolase 11, translated as MDSNSFTRSQKLLELSQRFRETKSVFQLSVDSSSSQSNQSEKLKKPSRAAVLICLFEEGDDIYVILTQRSSKLTSHSGEVSLPGGRRDENDTDDIRTALREAEEEIGLDPALVDVVTVLKPFGSKGNVSVVPVIGILWNKQAFNPLPNPEEVESIFYAPLEMFLKNENRREKEIEHRGEKFLHHYFYHKTNDRVYVIWALTAGILIDTASLVFRQLPDFQPRMPKFWNRNHNKL; from the exons ATGGATTCCAATAGTTTTACAAGATCACAGAAGCTATTGGAGTTGTCACAACGGTTTCGTGAAACGAAGTCCGTTTTCCAACTTTCGGTTGACTCCTCAAGCAGTCAATCCAACCAATCTGAAAAATTGAAAAAACCCAGCCGAGCTGCAGTTCTGATCTGCCTATTTGAGGAAGgagatgatatatatgttattCTAACCCAACGATCGTCGAAGCTGACGTCTCATTCTG GGGAAGTGTCTTTGCCTGGAGGAAGAAGAGACGAAAACGATACAGATGATATTAGAACTGCGTTgagggaggctgaggaggaaatTGGATTGGATCCTGCCCTTGTTGATGTTGTAACTGTTCTTAAACCCTTTGGAAGCAAG GGTAATGTTAGTGTGGTTCCAGTGATTGGAATACTATGGAATAAACAAGCATTTAATCCACTTCCAAATCCTGAAGAAGTAGAATCAATCTTTTATGCTCCTTTGGAAATGTTCCTCAAG AATGAAAATAGACGAGAGAAGGAGATAGAACACAGGGGAGAGAAATTCTTGCATCACTATTTCTATCACAAAACGAATGACAGGGTGTATGTGATATGGGCTCTAACAGCCGGAATCTTGATAGATACAGCCTCCCTGGTTTTCCGGCAACTACCGGATTTTCAACCAAGGATGCCTAAATTTTGGAACAGAAACCACAACAAATTATAA